AGAAAGTCTTCTCGGACAAGTTCGGTGCTACTTCCCTTGCTGTTGTTGAGGAGTTCCTTTCTGTAGACGAGATCGCTTATATGTCTATTGAGGAACTATCTGCTTTTGTTTATGAAAAAAGCAAGGGTAAGTTTAGTATGCCGGATGATATCGCCAAACTCATTCAAAAGGCTGCCCGTAGTTCTTACCGCCTACCCAAGACTGTCAATGATTCTGTCAATCAAGTCCTAGCCATTTCTCTTATAGCCATTCGTGCTTTGAAAGACCAGTTAAGACTGTTTGACAAAGCCATTGAGGAACAGATGAAGGTTATACCCAACACTCTTACCTCGGTCAAGGGTATCGGCCCGGTCTACGCTGCGGGTATCATAGCCGAGATTGGCGATATAGGCCGGTTTAAGAATCACGCTGCTTTGGCCAAGTTCGCCGGTATATGCTGGAGTAAATACCAGTCCGGCAAGTATACCGCCGATAATACCCGCCTGATATCTTCGGGCAACCGTTATTTGAGATATTATCTCATGGAAGCTGCTAACAAGGTGCGCGTGCACGACCCCGAGTTTAAACGCTTCTATGACCTCAAATACCGTGAAACGCCAAAGACGCCGCACAAAAGGGCACTCGCATTGACTGCCAGGAAACTGGTACGGTTGGTCTATGCTCTGCTGCGTAGCAACCGGCTATATATACCCCCAGCGGAACACTAACCCGTTGGTCTTGGTATGCCCTGTTTTTCCAGCCAGTAAGGCAGGGCTTGTTAGAGTTTCCCTTTTTGTGCCAAAACAGCCTTAACAATATACTATTTTCAAAGATCTTTTTCCAGTTCACCTATTGACATCTTACCGCTGGACTTTACAATCGTAATTCATACTCAACATTAAGTACCTTTCTTAGAACATATAATTCTTAACTTTCCGGCGATCTACATACTTTACAGGGCATATATCTAGTGGTGCTGTCCGGTTAATGTCAATCCTTCAGTCTTAAGGAGAAGGTAAAAACAAGACTTATAAAAAAGACGGAAGGTGAATAATCATGGTGTGGGTGAATTTTCGTTTGTCTCGAAAAGGGTAAATTTAAGTTGTCCCTGACACCCTCGAATTTTTCGTTAATTAGCGCTAAGTCTTTAGCTCGTTGTTTGACGAAATTTGCTCTATAAACGACCAAGGATAGTGTCAATTCCATCTTCAAAAAGCCAACTCGGAATCTCACAATGCGGGTTTAAAAGGTTTGCCATCTCATGCTCATTATCATCAATACTTTCTATTATCTTATCTACCAAAGCTCTATCAATATTGTAAGCCGCCAAGGCGGTATGACAAAGTTTTTGCCCAAGAATCTCTTTCCCCGCATGAATAAAATAACAGCCAACAGCAAATAAATCCCCAATCGCAACAGGTACTGGACCATATTCTGTTTGATCTAAATTCTTTTCAAGTTTATGAATGTCCAATTCTCCAATTATTCTTTTGACCTCATCATTTGTTATTTTCATGATTATCTCCCCTTATCGTTCTTTTTCGACCTTGCAGTCCTTGGCGGCAGGATGCCGACATAGGCCAAAATTAGTAAATTTCGCCGAACGGTCAGTTTTCACGACGCCGACGAACCGGACCAGCAGAGCCTTTCCCAATTGACGGCGCTTGCCGCCACCCGGTGAGACGATGTGGCAGCAACGACCCTTAAGCACGCCCGAAGCCTGAAAATATTGTTCTCTGATGTGCGGTGGACCACAAACGCTCAGATACTATTAAACACTATGTCCATTTACTTGCTAGTACATATAACCATAACGGTAAAGCTAATAAAACTAAATCGTTATGTATCTCGCAGGTGTGCTTGCAGAGTTTTTCCCATCGTGATTGATTGAGAAGGTAGCCATGCTTACTATTTCTTAAATCCCTCAGTAAATCTGCGCTGATTTTATTCATATCAATTTGTTCAAGAACCCATTTAATATTTAAAATTAATTCCTCTCCAATTATACCGGGAACATTTTTAATACAATTAATTAGCTCATCACTTAAGAACTCTTTACTAAGTAAACGTCTCCATATATCTGTTTCAGATTTACCCCTGCCTAATGCATGCATATAGTTAGATATTTTATCAACCACATTAAAGAATGACATTTTACTAAGGTATGGAATTTCTGAACTTATACAAAAGAACAGATCGCATATCGTGCTATTTAAAGTCATCGCTCTTTGCTGTCTTATATGATCTTCACTCATGTGATTCAACTCTTCAAGACGATAATTCAATAAATCTATATACCATTCAAAATAGTCCAATATATTAATTGGATTAAAAACCGTAGAGTCAGCAGCTGTTTTGGGGCCCCTGCTTGAATCAAAAGTCCATTGATCATCAAATATATGATGGAATTTCCACAAAAGATGAACATATAATGTTTCTGCTTCCTTCATCTGAGAGTATTGCATAGCTCGGTCGGGAATGAACATTAATGTGAGATCAGGGCTGACGGGAACTATTTCACAAAACAACAATGGGTATAAACTATATGATAAAACCTCAAGTGCCATGTTTAACAAATTTTCTTCTTGAAAACCAGAAAACTCTTGAGGGTACTCTCCAATGAAACTTTTCATACCATTCTTGTCGGCAAATTTTTTCTGAGTCGCCCAAGAAGTTAAAAACCAGTTTTCATCAGTTTCGATAAGCCAAATTTGACCTAAAGGGAACCTTTGAAAAAATTCAGGGAATACATATCTAAATAAGGTTCTACCAACTAAGTTTTTATATGTAAAGCTAATACAATTAAGGGCAGTATACTGAATAAACTCTTTAACATCCTTTGGAGCGCTCTTGCAATAATCAAAACCCCACTCATCCATATTTGTTTCGAGCATATAGTTATATTTAATATTTAATTCGCTTTCTTCAGGCTGGAAAACAAGTCTACCTTGAAATTTCTTATCTAGCCAATCATGGAGTTCTTGACTACGCAAATCTACTCGTTTTAACTTCTTGTAAATACTTATCATATGACCTCCAATTATGCGGTATACGCTAAATCCCACCGCATTTTAGATAATTCCTGTAACACCGAAACAAACGGTTCGGAATACCGGAAATATTCCGGTGTTTACGAATCTATGTTCGGGAATGCCAGTCTATATCTGCAATAGATCTAACAAAAAAGAATAGCCCATCCATAACTGTATATTTCTATAACTAAAGCTATGAAATGGGCTAAAACAATAATCCATTTTATATATTAGATTGTTTTACATTAAAATTATACCAAATTTAGGCATAAGCTGTAAAGGTATTACATAAAATAACAAAATAGATGGTCTATAGTACAATAACCTAGAAAAACGTATATTTCCTTGAATACATTACTCTTCAGCTGTCAAACATAAATCTATTGTTCTTATTCCAGCGTAATATCATCTTTTATATGCTCCAAATATATATTCCATACTCTTCTAACTGTTACTCGCCTTATCTCAAATTCTGGAAACTTTTTCAACATAAATACTTCCCCTACTCCCAGCCTCTTTATCTCATCCGGGTGTACGATAAAACTCCTTTGCTCGCTTATAGTGCCCATACCGGTAGCCCCCGCTTCATTAATCTGCCTGGTAATGGACATATCTTCCCTAGTGCCTATCAACGACGACAGCAACTCCGCCGATGCCGGCACGTCCTGCCGGTGAATTATCTTGATGTTGGTATTTCCCAGCACCTGCTCCATCAGCTCTTCTTCACCGCCCGCTCTCAGGTCTGCAAGCTCCTGGGTGCTCAATATGACATGAAACCCCGCACCCCTCGACTTGTTAATATAATCGGTCACCTGGGACCCGGCAAACACCCCGAACTCGTCGAATATACTGAACACCTTCTTTCCTCTCCCGAACATCCTGGCCGCCGTCGTCTTCAAATCTATCACAATCAGCCTGCCCAGCAGCCGCGAATACTTCGGGAACCTGAGACTGTCCAGACTGAAAAAGACAACTCCATCGCTGTCTATGGCTGATACCAGGTCAATGGTTGTATCTTCATCCTCATCCGTATCCTTTAAAAGATATCCTATCTCGCTCTCGGCAAAAACCGCAAGTCTGTTCACCAACCCGCTTATATCCCTCTTCGACTCGTCCACCATGCCCGCAAACCGTTTAAGTTCGTACTCATCGATCATTCCGTCCTTAGCCAGCGTCCTTGCTGTAAGTACGATATCACCCGGGTCCAGCAAATCGGCGATATTGCTCAGGTCAATTCTCACCCCGGACATCTGAAGCATCCGTATGGATGACTGAAGGTACCTCTCCGCCATCAGCTTATAATGCGGCTCGGTCCACTCGGTTATTGATATCAGCTTGTCTTTCAGCTCCGAGTAGTTCCCCCTCTTCAAAGGGTTGTAATGCAGAGAGTCGCAATCGGCGACCATGGAGAACCCGTAAAACCTCCTGCCGCACCTCTTCGCTATATTCCTTACCCGTTCCATAAACTCCATTTCTCCCTTACCGTCCACCACAATAAGGGGTATGCCCCTAAGCGCCGCGCTCTCCACAAAATTCATGAGCGTAGTGGTTTTACCGGCTCCGGTGGCCCCCAGAACAAGGCAATGACCGTTAAGCTCCACGTCCGTAACGCATACAGGCTTCCCGTCCGTGCTTATCCCCAGCGCCGTACCGTCCGGGGGATGAACCAGCCTCTCCATCATCTCCGCGGCCTTTTTCCCTGAGATTGTTTTTCCCGGTTTATCGTGCCTATCTTTCATCCATTCCGGCCGGGATGCCTTTATC
This sequence is a window from Bacillota bacterium. Protein-coding genes within it:
- a CDS encoding IS110 family transposase, which gives rise to MPNSLLVGIDVSSCDNKVRVLDSLGNSLSKFTVSNNYPGARILADKITGIMTLNQFDSLVIGLESTSVYGEPLVHFLKQDADIGSFKPHIHVLNPKQVHAFKKAYPDLPKTDDVDAWIIAENLRFGRINQEVYMDDKIIALRKLTRARFYTARNLTREKNHFLNHLFLKFSSLTQEKVFSDKFGATSLAVVEEFLSVDEIAYMSIEELSAFVYEKSKGKFSMPDDIAKLIQKAARSSYRLPKTVNDSVNQVLAISLIAIRALKDQLRLFDKAIEEQMKVIPNTLTSVKGIGPVYAAGIIAEIGDIGRFKNHAALAKFAGICWSKYQSGKYTADNTRLISSGNRYLRYYLMEAANKVRVHDPEFKRFYDLKYRETPKTPHKRALALTARKLVRLVYALLRSNRLYIPPAEH
- a CDS encoding DUF853 family protein, with the translated sequence MLFKRLAGHRSGGTINWAVFVKAGVPIGVVMGLIIEMIKASRPEWMKDRHDKPGKTISGKKAAEMMERLVHPPDGTALGISTDGKPVCVTDVELNGHCLVLGATGAGKTTTLMNFVESAALRGIPLIVVDGKGEMEFMERVRNIAKRCGRRFYGFSMVADCDSLHYNPLKRGNYSELKDKLISITEWTEPHYKLMAERYLQSSIRMLQMSGVRIDLSNIADLLDPGDIVLTARTLAKDGMIDEYELKRFAGMVDESKRDISGLVNRLAVFAESEIGYLLKDTDEDEDTTIDLVSAIDSDGVVFFSLDSLRFPKYSRLLGRLIVIDLKTTAARMFGRGKKVFSIFDEFGVFAGSQVTDYINKSRGAGFHVILSTQELADLRAGGEEELMEQVLGNTNIKIIHRQDVPASAELLSSLIGTREDMSITRQINEAGATGMGTISEQRSFIVHPDEIKRLGVGEVFMLKKFPEFEIRRVTVRRVWNIYLEHIKDDITLE